The genomic DNA CTGTTCGTAGTTGATCGATCGTTGTCCGAGCAAGTGATAAATTAGTGGTCATATTACTCATTAAGTTAGAAGATTCGATTGCTGAATAGATTAATCCCATAATTTTTGTCCTTTCAATTAGATAAGTGATGGCTGTCTATTATTAATGTAGTACTTGATGGTATTTTCTCTTTGCACTTCTATTTATTTAACCCCATCTACTTCATTCATTATTACTATACGTAATTTTTTCCTATTTAAATTAAAATCGTTTGGATAAGAATCATCTACGTCGTATACGAACACTTTCAGTCTTATACGCACACGAAAACAGCCCTAAGATATTGGCATTCGATAAGTATCTAGGGCTATATTTTGCTAGTTATTCATTTTTATCAATCTTTTCTACGTGTCACAATTATTATTTAATACCAACTGTCTTCATCTTGTATCATTTACCAGTTTATCAGTATACTCATATGACTCCTAAAATAAGTCTACAGGCTGATGGCTAACGTCTCCTTCTATGAGATGATTATACAGACTAAATAATCATTAACTTAAAGAAAGAAGGCGAAAAAGATGATACAACAAATCGGATTCTGGGAATCCATAGTAGATATCTTGACTTTAAAACCTGTATTCTTCGTAGGACTACTAATTTTGGCAAGTTTTTTATTTTGGTTCACCAGAAAAAATAAAGGTTCTTTTAAATTGGTAAGCATTCTATCATCACTTTTATTGTTTTATTATATGAGTGTGACATTCTTCAATGTGTTCGGTGTTCCTACGCTTTATGGACTAAACAGAATCAGTGGGTTCGGCGAAAATATTTTCAATCCGAATATCAATCTTGTTCCTTTCATCGATGGAATAAATACAGGGTATATTCTCAATATTATTTGTTTTATACCCATCGGATTCTTATGTCCTTTAATTAGTCCCACGTATAGAAAATTCAGCTATTCTCTTTTGTTTGGCTTTTGCACTTCTTTATTGATTGAACTGAGTCAACTGTTTACGGTAGCTAGAGCAACAGATATCGACGATTTAACTTCAAATGTACTAGGAATGATTCTAGGTTATTTTCTGATTGAGGTCATCTTAAGAATGATCAATCATTCGTCAAATAAAATCCTTGATAAAACGTCTGATTTTTCATGGTCAATTCCTGTATTGGTCGTTTTTATTGCTTTCGCTAATACATTTTTTAGTTAATGCTTAAAGCTTACTACCTTAGAAACAACACCTCTAAAAAAAAGATAAGAATCCCAAAAATTGTTCTTCCAATTTTTGGGGTTCTTGCTTTTTATCATTCTATTCCGTTTGTTTCAATCACTCTTTTATACCAGTCAAATGATTTCTTTTTATATCTATTGCCGGTGCCTTTCCCTTCATCATCCAAGTCAACATAGATGAAGCCATACCGTTTCGACACTTATTACTGTTCTTTTTGAAAGGTCGGATGTTTTCTTCTTTTTCTTTTTTCTTCACTATCTTCCAGAGAAGAAACGGATTTTTGTATTTTCTCTGTTTCTTTTAAAGTTCTTTGGATTTGTAAAGACTGGTCTTCTTCAGGTAAATCAACATTATTTAAAATTTCACTATCATGATAAAAGTTTGGTAAATTTATAAATTCTGGCATATATCTCTCCCGTCCTCTCCTTTACTAACTGCCTTAGACAATGATTCATGTGCTTCTTTTAGCCATGGATGAACAACTTTGACGCCTTGATCCAATAGATATTTAATATAATACAATGCAGCACTTTCTAAAGAACATTCAAGTGCTGATAATAAACTGTCTAGATACGGAGGAATTCCATCTTGATCCCAACTTATTTTATCTGCAACGAACACAACTAAGTCTAGTTGAGTATACCTCCCCCTTAAAGTTGTATGACACTCAATTGCGGATAAAATCTCGTTGTCAGTGATGTCAAAAATCTTTTCTGCCATTTTTTTTGAGATCTTCTGGTGAATGATCATTGGAAATACCAACTCTTCTTGATTTAGTTCTATCCCCATTTCTTTTGCTATAGTAATTCTATGATTGTTTGGATAAATTGCGGATATATCGTGTAAATAACCCGCTATTTTGGCTTTTTCTCCATTGGTATTGTAATTTACAGCAAGTTTCTCCGCACAATCGCCGACTGCTATACAATGTTCATAAGTTTTTATATGATCATGTTCTTCAAGAAAACGATAAACATCATCTCTTAATGCCAAACTATTCACTATTGTCATTTTTTCCTCCATTTACTTACTATGTGTATTTTCAAATGAATTATTTACTACTTATGGTTATTAGAAAAATCGAGCCTTACATAGAAGAAATATACATAGAGAATTAGATATTTTATACTCTACTTTTAAATATATTCTTAATTTTTCTCCTGATTTAACAATTATCTCGGCCTTGCCTAAATACTGGATTTCTTTGCCAAAGGTTTGTTTTATGTAATTTAATTCCACTTCATAACTTTTCTTGATAAGTGTGTAATAACTTCATATGTAGAAAAAGAAACGATAAATTTGAATCGCTTCTTTTTGTTATTAACTATTGACGACTTGATTGCTCTAGGTGGTATATTTACTGGTCAAGACTTTACTATTTAATTTTAATTAGGAGTAAAGTGCTGTTTCATCTTTCATTAATTTTTTCATTTTCTGAATCTAAGAATTGATGGAATCTTTCTATCAAATCTTTTTTTGTAGTAGGAACTTCTTGAGGCATATAATTTATGAAGCTAACCATATCTTCTGGATACCCATTGTTATTATAGAATTCTGCAATTCCATTTAACAAATAATCTTCATCATTCATGGTATCATTTAATTTAGATAAATAAATAAATCTAAGTTTTTGTTCTTCAAATTTGTAATCATTACCGCCTTCATCCACATTAGGAAAGTACTTTCTTTTCAATTCAAATAACACTGATTGTAATGCGTCAGGTTTTATTCCCCATGCAAGTTCATTAATAAAATCATCATCATTTCCCTGATCCATTAGCTCTATCGCATAGTCAGAAATTACTTTTAGATCGAAAAATTTTTGAATTACTCCAACATAGATAGTTTTCCAACTATAGTTCACATCTTTTTCTTTAAAACATGCTAAATTCATTATTTTCTCCTTTTATTTTTTAGGAACTTGATTTGGTTTTCCAGTCAACGTACCACCATTTATAAATCTTCTATGGCTTATATTACCATTAGGTTCGACAATCCATTCAAAAACACCTATTTTTCCATTGTTACTTCCTTCAATTTGAAAAAATCTTCTACTAATTCCATCTCCACCAACTAAAGAATACTCATTTGCAATAGTTGGATAATTGTCAACAATGTTGCTAAATCCATGTTCTTTTGGAACATGTGGAAATTCCTTGTCTATAATTGGTTTGTCTAAAGGATCTTTTCCCCAAATTGGTTTTATATCATCAACTGTTGTTCCACCCCCGACTCGCTTGCCATCTAACACAGGACTCTTAAATTCAGAAATAACTTTCTGAGTAGCCCCACCAGTACTCTCACTATTAGATTTTTTCTTGACACTACCAACATCATCCATGCCATCTATTCTCGAAGCACCTTTGTTTCCATAATATGCACCCATCACAGTATCGCCAATATTCGTAAGAGTTCCTGACCATGCAGCATATTTGAATTTCTTTGCTTCTTCCTGGCTGATCTTCTTTCCTGTATAAGGATTGATTCCTATATTCGCACAAGCAATTGTTTTGCGATTGATTTCTTCTAGACTATCTGTACCTTTGATTAACTCAATCTCTTGATCTCCTGATTCAATAACCAAAGATACGTCTTTTTTTTTTTTCTCAAAATAACTTTTATTTGTACCTTTTGGTAATGAGTATGAGCCATCACTTTTGATTGTCGTATTATTTAATATTAATACGCCTTGCATCGCTATCTTCAACTCATTTAGACTATTAGCAAATAAACCGCTTGTTTGTGTATTGAAATCCTGTAGTTTTCTTAGTTGATTTTGTAAATGATCGATATCTTGTTGAAAGCTATCAGTCATTCGTTCCAAATCTCTTTGAACATTCAACAATGTATCTAGTACACTTGCAATTGGATTCAGTGTCGTTTGTAATCGGACGAAAAATAAGGTCTGGTCTACTGAGTTTTTCATTGTACGTGTGACTTGTATTTGTTGATTTAATTTATCTTCATTCAATTCGCCTTCACTTGCCACTATTTTATCGGTATTTTGGTATTTTTTCAATTCTTGTTCAATCTGTTCAATGGCATTTGTTGTGCGTGTAATCGTTGGAATGATCAAGTCCGCAAACAAGCCTTTGCCTGCTGTGTACGCCGCACCAGATAATTGCTGTCCGTCCACGGCTGAAACAACTTTTTGACTACCCGACTTCAATTGACTAACAGTTTCTTTACCACTTCCTAAATTACTTTTAAGCGCAGACATAAAGTCCGAAGATTCACTACTGACATAAATCAATCCCATGAGAGGTTTCTCCTCTGCGCCTGTAATTCTTCTCGTTCTACTTCTAATTTCTGTATCGCTTTATTATATGTAGCATTTAATTCCTCATTGGCTTGTCTTAATTGACGTTGAAAAATATGTTGTTTTGTTTCATTATTTTTATGTAACCACTGTGTTGAGGTATAACCTCGTTGCAATGCCTCATGGTTTGATTCAGCTAATTGACGAAAACCTCTCTGAAGTACCTCTTGCAACTGAAGCAGTTTTTCTTCTAATACACGTTTTTCATTCGATAATTTTTCTTGATGTTGTTCCACTTTGACAATTTCTTGTTGATTTTTTAGAATTTCATCATTCATTTACTTACCTCCATTCCATCTCATACATTTGATTTGAACCTTCCTAGAAGTAATGATTTTTACCGCTTTAGAGAACATTTCGCTACTTCCAAGATATAAATCTATAAATCGTATCACTATCGATCTTTACAAAGAAAGCGAATTCTACGTAAAGC from Enterococcus mundtii includes the following:
- a CDS encoding T7SS effector LXG polymorphic toxin; amino-acid sequence: MGLIYVSSESSDFMSALKSNLGSGKETVSQLKSGSQKVVSAVDGQQLSGAAYTAGKGLFADLIIPTITRTTNAIEQIEQELKKYQNTDKIVASEGELNEDKLNQQIQVTRTMKNSVDQTLFFVRLQTTLNPIASVLDTLLNVQRDLERMTDSFQQDIDHLQNQLRKLQDFNTQTSGLFANSLNELKIAMQGVLILNNTTIKSDGSYSLPKGTNKSYFEKKKKDVSLVIESGDQEIELIKGTDSLEEINRKTIACANIGINPYTGKKISQEEAKKFKYAAWSGTLTNIGDTVMGAYYGNKGASRIDGMDDVGSVKKKSNSESTGGATQKVISEFKSPVLDGKRVGGGTTVDDIKPIWGKDPLDKPIIDKEFPHVPKEHGFSNIVDNYPTIANEYSLVGGDGISRRFFQIEGSNNGKIGVFEWIVEPNGNISHRRFINGGTLTGKPNQVPKK
- a CDS encoding DUF2247 family protein, yielding MNLACFKEKDVNYSWKTIYVGVIQKFFDLKVISDYAIELMDQGNDDDFINELAWGIKPDALQSVLFELKRKYFPNVDEGGNDYKFEEQKLRFIYLSKLNDTMNDEDYLLNGIAEFYNNNGYPEDMVSFINYMPQEVPTTKKDLIERFHQFLDSENEKINER
- the yqeK gene encoding bis(5'-nucleosyl)-tetraphosphatase (symmetrical) YqeK encodes the protein MTIVNSLALRDDVYRFLEEHDHIKTYEHCIAVGDCAEKLAVNYNTNGEKAKIAGYLHDISAIYPNNHRITIAKEMGIELNQEELVFPMIIHQKISKKMAEKIFDITDNEILSAIECHTTLRGRYTQLDLVVFVADKISWDQDGIPPYLDSLLSALECSLESAALYYIKYLLDQGVKVVHPWLKEAHESLSKAVSKGEDGRDICQNL
- a CDS encoding VanZ family protein translates to MIQQIGFWESIVDILTLKPVFFVGLLILASFLFWFTRKNKGSFKLVSILSSLLLFYYMSVTFFNVFGVPTLYGLNRISGFGENIFNPNINLVPFIDGINTGYILNIICFIPIGFLCPLISPTYRKFSYSLLFGFCTSLLIELSQLFTVARATDIDDLTSNVLGMILGYFLIEVILRMINHSSNKILDKTSDFSWSIPVLVVFIAFANTFFS